TCCATATATTAGAGTTTTGactaaaactaatgaaaattaAAGGGGAAAGTTCATATGTATTTGACAAAGATCATACTTTGATTATAGTATGAATTTAATATTGGCTATAAAAAGATCAGCTTCCTCAAATTAATACATTATAGATAACCTCTTCTACAACAATAAATCAATGCCTATAGCACAGTCGATATTAAACTATTGTAAAGTCCGGACTACATCTGAGTCGTGTACATAATCTATTTtactatatttatgtataatttatttataaaaatattaatatatatttggtttaattattctatagatttttataattttgcaaaatttttaattaggtccttatactttttttttctttttaattaagtccttgcaccaaattttttttaattagaaccttatacttttttttttattttgattcctgcactaattttttttagttaggtcCCTATACAATTAAATCAATTACTATCAAgagagacctaattgaaaaaaaattagtgcagagaccaaattaaaagaaaaaaaaatataaagacctaattgaaaattttacaaaactatagatatcaatagagtaattaaacttaTATATTTATGATCTAATGTATATATATCAACTATGTTATCTTATTTATATGTTCTGGATCATTTTCTTTCATatcaaaaacataaataaaattttatatacatattcAACATCTGTTTGAAAGTTAAGGAATATACTGTTGCATTCTgcatttaatttttaacaaaaaaaataaaaaaatgtttactTCTTCAACCATCTTTGTTCTCAAAAGTAACCACATCTTCTTAAAAAGACACACAAAAAATTctcccttttcaaaaaaataactaacCCCATGACAAAATTGAATACATAATATATGGATATGAAAGTTTATgcatgtattaatttttttctttatcttataATTACCATATTGAtgtaatagttatttttttttaattctaactaCACTTTGAATCAGATAAAACACAGAAAAATTATGTTTatcaatttatgttttaaaccaaaccttttttttttctattgtaaAATTTGTTTCTTCATCCCATATAGACCTAcaaatttgtttatatatatatatgctaatAAAGTTGTTATTATGTTTCCACATGCACACAACTTTTTACTATGGCATGACTACACAAAATACTAAATACATATGCTTTAGAAATATTGAATTATGTTTAAGCTATactaaattaatcatattaaaatattttatttagttgctTCAACTCcatttctaaattaaatttagtatgcgataaatttaaaagttattatgTTCCCACATGCCCAGCACACAACTTTTGTGAGAATTTCTCTATAATAATTTTCTACTATAGCATGActacacaaaataataaatacatatgcattagaaatattaaattatgtTTAAGCTATACTAAACTAATCATATTAAAATGTTTTATTTAGTTGCTTCAACTCcatttctaaattaaatttagtatGCAATAAACTTAAAAGTTATTGCAACTCCTTTCACAGCTTTTTGCAAtgctaattattttttgaaattttcatcAACTAAAATACTGAATTTATGCTAAAAATGGTGATATTACATTTCTCACAAGCTCAAGCAAGTactataaaaaaagaaacatatagtaaaagcaaaatatttttaaatgttaaaatattttgtgtaaTACTAACTTGACCACGTTTAGATTTTTGCATAATCCTCAATTTATCACTTAAGTTCTCTTGTTTCCAACAATAACATTCATGTTTGCATAATTCATCTCCTAGAACGAATAATTTGCTTGAAAAACAccattttctattattttatactGCGCTTTACTTTCAACTTCAAATCTTCTTGTTTAATTCCTAGATTAGTTATCTTGCTCGTGAGTTCCTGTAGTGCCTCCTCAGTAAGAGGAATTTACTTCTGATATTCACATTGTAAATCGTGCAGCTTGAAAGTGAACATAAATGCATAATAACTTGAGTTAAAAACTATCCAATATCACTTTTTGAAATTCAAACAGATATGTTCTAAATCTAGTCCCTATATAAAATGAGTCATGAATCAATCAGCCATATTATCAAATTCCAAGGTCATTGTCACATCATTTTCACTTACCTTCAGAGCATTGGTTGATAATCTCATAAAAAACAGTAAGATTTAAAAGAAAACTTTTCAAACTACTAAAACAAAGATAGAACGAAAAGATATATGGTATAATTAAAGGACAGTGTTGAATTTAACTATTATATTTGATGGGCTTCAAGTATCATTTCTAAGTCAACAGGGTCAAGCAAAAGCAATCAGAACCTAAAGGCGGCATCATATATAAGCCTCTAAACATGGCACTTCGTatctaaaaaatcaaaattcaatagTCACACTAAAATTAAAGTTTAGCAGccatttctttaatttctttcatcACCATTTTTAGCGAATCCCAATATAAGTATTTAAGGAAAGACAATTACATCACATCACAAAAAAAAGGTAAATAGTTAGATCATGGACTAATTCAAATCATTATAAACCATATATAATAAGGAATGTTAAGTTGGCATGAGGACATTTAAATAGTGAAATTCGAAATAAAGCacttttcaatcaaatatccttcatttttcttgatctttaaagATAGTCattgataataaaaagaaaaaaaagatacatATAGATAGATGATCATACTTTATCTTCAGTCATCACATGTAAATTAATAATACTCATTTCTCTCATGCTTTTGGTTCCCTCATATTGTAATTCCTTGAAAtatcttaatttcaaatttagTTCAAAGATTTAAGAATACTAAAAATTAGAATCTATGAACAAAATTGGTGAAACTATGGTTGTTGGTGATAGATAATTTATATTGGACTAAGAACACACCCAAtcatttcaattaaaaaaaaaatttgctttATTTGCAACATGAGTAATTAAACTGATAAATTCTTTCCCCATTTCTCTACATTCTCCCAACATGTgaagactttttctttttatactgATAAACACTAACATTATACATAAATCCTTTGTAAAAAAGGCTATAATTTGCATCTAACTACATGACAAATATAATATGTCTCTTTGTAATCTCCTACTTAACCCACCAGGAACATAAAACAAATCATATCAAGCTTCAACacaaacaataacaataatactaACAAAACATAGTTTAAGAAGAAGAACCAAACATGCAACAAAGCCAGTGATATAATTATATACCATGAACTTGGTTTCTGTGCTCGCTAAAAAACACTGCAATGACAGTTTTAATgaagtaaaattatttataattggcCAACAAAGTTGAATAATAATCAGTGACTAAACCTTAGATTAAGAAGTTCTTTTATCTATGTCGACATCTATGTTAAGACAACAAATTTGTATCTTTAATGTgtaacaaataattatatatttgctAATCTCATAGTCATTTCCATACTCTGtcgattataataattaaaatttcaattattaGTAGCACAATAACTACATCACCTCTAAAGATCAATGGGGCAAATTGAACCGTGAACAACTCAAGCAATATCATCTAAGCTGataataaaatctttaaaattgaaAACACAGAAGTTCAAATCAGAGGGGGAGCGAAGAACAACACAAAAGGCAAGAGAGAGCAATTGAAAACTTTCAGCAATAATACAAAATTAGGATGAATACATCTCCTATTATCTCTGCCTTCTTCTATTAAACCGCAATCGAGGATCTACATCCAATTTCATAACATTAAGGGCACATAAAAAAGATACGATTAAACTCTTTAGTACACAGGCTAATGGAATCACTGTAGAATTCAAGTTCATGATCTCTTCTCTAATAAAATGCTAACAATCAATTAGTTaactaaaaaagtaaaaaaatgttTGTTTTACATGTAGTGgcctatttttaaattagttaactataaaattttttattttacaaaatagGGGAAAGAAAATCTATATAATTTTCAAGTTATTATAGTTACAGACCTATAGAAAATAGTCAAGAGCATGGTTCAATGATTAAAAAACTGCCAACAAACCATAACATAAAACTGCAACAGTGGTGTATACTGAGTTAATAGAAATCAcagtacaaaataaaaaatggaaaactaCATTCATCATGCATgtatagcagaagaaaaagaaaattaaagcagaTAATTTACCAactattattagtattattgcTGCATATTCACAAAATACTGCATGTAATACATGACTTTAACCGTTTGCATTATCTATGTGCCCTTGAGTTTTCAATATTTATATATGGTATGAAACTCATTTTTAAAGAAAACTCAGAAACAAAATATACAGAAGTTAGttatggaaggaaaaggaagatcaaaattatttaaatacatataaacttagttaaattttaaagagtGCCATCCAAGAATTAAACTgaacaaattaaagaagagaaaaaaacgatccaatttaaacaaaaaaaaaaaggtaaaaaaaatagCGATTAAGGCAGATGAATCATTCATACCGCTTTGGCAGGTGCAACTTCAGCTGGAGCACGTTGCAGCAGATTTCACACCTTGAGCTTTGTCGGAGAAGTTGTTccttaaaaaaagaaatcaagttttCAAATTACTTAGCAAAACCAAAAGCAAATCAAAATTTgtagtaacaaaaaaaatctataaaagtCAAAGCTACTAAATTACATAAGATGTCAACAGACAACAATGACTGCTTATTTTAAGTGTGATGCTGTTTTACTCCAGCATTTTATGAAACAACTCCTGAACTTAAGATATGCATACACCTTTGAACAACATTTTATGTTtaggaaagaaaaaaactatAGCCTCTAAGAAAAACCATTGTTGTTATAAATAGCTTTTACTaaatttctttaaattatagaaaaaacaCCCAACTTCAAGAGGGGTAACATTTTCAAGAGAAGCAACTCTAACTTCAAGAGCAGTAGCATCTCCAACTTTCTGCTATTGCTGTTGGACTCCTAATAGTCCAAGAAACTGCTCCATGGTTTGGTTTGTTTTAAACCATCTCATCAAAGTATCACATGATTAAGTTTcagataaaaaacaaaatgctccatattcattaaaatttttacaaaaatcccATAAACCTTCAAGATAAGATAATCAAATACTTTAACATTGTAATTTGCATTAGTATATACCCAAACAAAAAGAACAAAGAATTTATTTTGCATTACTTGATGATCTTCATTGCTTCAAAATTATCTCTTGTAGAATTTCCAAAAGCAGATCTTTTTTACTGAAATCAATTCTAGCTGATAAATTAAGAACTCGAAACATCTTTCGAGAAAATTTATATTGGCATATGTGATGTGTTAGTATGAGAGGATTGACATACCAAATGAAAGAATCCCTAACAATGAGATGGTGGGTGCAAATTCAGAacacataaatatattttagtgttggatccaattaattaaaatgaaatggATATAACACACAAatgtttattcttttttctctatATGTTATAGATTAAGGGTTGCTGAGTACAGGCATCAAacccaaataaatattattgaagTTCCTCATGAACTctatgatgatgaggatgaaagTACCGGTAAAATTGAAAAGGTCTATAtaacattaaatatattattgaattGGATAAAAATGTTATCAATCATGTCAAATGAGGCATAAAATGTAGAAATTTAATGTCAATTTCATTATATAGAATCAATATCCACCATCCTAGGCAGCAATCTTTTCATTCCTCTAATATCAACATAAATGCAAATGGCAACAAAAGGAAATTTTAAAGGATAGTATTACCTGGAGGACATTGTTGGCATAATCAAAGACTCCATCAGAGACCACAACAAAGAATTATAGAGACTAAAAATTTTACTTGCAATTGCAGGTCAATCACCACCTCAGATGTTCTTTAAGAAATGACATAAGATACGAAAACAGGAAAAAAAATCAGCAATATAGTTAATAGAAGACAAACACGGTTAGCTATCCAACAACAAAAAGGTAACGGATTATTATAGATTAACCAAAATGTACATGCAATCATTTGaaagcaaaaaaatatatattttattgcaGATTAACCAAAATTTTAGAACTTGAAGCTGTCGTTCACCGAAGAATGGATTATAAAGGATTCTTCTCTGGTTATAACGAAatcaaacaacaaaataaagagAGAACTAACCATCCTTCATTCGCAGCATCCACTGGCAAAGGAACGGCTGCGACGGCGTTCTGCGGTAGATGCAGTTCTATGGATCCAACAGCGTCAGTAACCTCCATCACCGCCGTCGCCGCCtcattcctcttcttttctctgtCGATCTAGCATCCTTCTCTGTGACCGTCGTTGTCATCGCCACCCACCACTTCTTCCGTCATGCTTTATTTCTTCAccgaccttttcttcttctcttctctgcgACATTGAAAGAGGAAGTCTGGTGCCAACTACTCCCCCTATCAGAACTGgcaactctctctctcatattCTCTTCTTGAAAGTCCTGaaacaaaatcattttcaatttgaatttgaatcaaatcccGCCCAGTTACTTCTTTGGATTGAGAACAGCAAAGTGCCCAACATTAAAAACATAGTAACATACACTTGTCAATCATACACAGCTCCACGTGGCAAACACAGAACACTCCACTTGTCGAGCAAATACCACAactatattcttattatatattaatagatatttGGCCTATGTTTTGCCAATATTTTCAGTCTTTTGTtattaattcattaaatttcATAGAATGGAGGGGGAATCACGACGGATCTAAATGCTAGTTAATCTCCAAGTGAGCCTTTCACGCTATTCAAAGCTGCTTGCCTGTGTTGCAGCAATGGACGTGAGCAAGCAAATAAATTTCAACCTGAAAAATGTAAAGGAAGCAATAAATTATATGTAGCCCAGCTCTTTATATAAGTATTGACAATATTATGCAAAAATGGTTCGAATTTAGAAACTATCAAATGTTCAAATGTGATGGATTAGATGAATATGCCATATTGCCATGCactatatttttaattgattgattatcATAACACTTTTcactttcttattttatcaCAAATGTGACTAGTGAACTTGCAAAGTCTAACCGGAAATGTTAGTAGACTTCAACTTTCTCCAGTGTTCCTCCTCAAAGAAACAAGCATGTCCGATTATGGGGAACAAAATCGAGCATGTCTTGTATCTCCTTTGAATTAGGAACCTAAAAGCACGAAACAAGCAAAACAGACCAGTCAGGTAATCACCACAGGTAACAGGTACAATAAAAGATTGGCGCACCTCTCCACAATGAAGGGTTACAAAAAGACCTTGTTCTCTGGCGAATTTCAATGCTGGCAAGtatcttttccaaaaaaaaGATAACGGGAGACTTTGATCTAAAGCATCATTACGAATTACTATGCTAGAGTCCTTGATAGATTGACATACCATTCGCCAACCTTTAGATTCCCAGATAGGTCAATTCCAACCACCCCCAAATGCCTCATTTCCAGTGCCAGTTTCACCTGCAACACAGAAATGGAGTGTTGAAAGTATTAAGTAGCAAGCATCAAACTTAAGGATGCTGAAATTACTCATCTTACAGTTTCCATAGTTGCTTCTGTTGTCTCCCTACGATCAGCACTCAAGAGAAGCCTAACAAAGATTTTCTTCCTACTATTTCCATCACATTTATCATTTGTAGCTGCGTGCAGAGATTCTAAAAGATTTCTAGGATCCTCAGTATAAGGAATCAAAGCCACATCAACCGAGCTGACAGATCTTATCCCTTCCAATACAGCTTCAACATAAGAACGTTTGCTCATTCCTTGGGAATCGTTTTTCTGTAAGGAATTAAGCCGAAAAATTCACTGTCGAATCAAtagaaaaaaccaaaaagaaaaaaaNNNNNNNNNNNNNNNNNNNNNNNNNNNNNNNNNNNNNNNNNNNNNNNNNNNNNNNNNNNNNNNNNNNNNNNNNNNNNNNNNNNNNNNNNNNNNNNNNNNNNNNNNNNNNNNNNNNNNNNNNNNNNNNNNNNNNNNNNNNNNNNNNNNNNNNNNNNNNNNNNNNNNNNNNNNNNNNNNNNNNNNNNNNNNNNNNNNNNNNNNNNNNNNNNNNNNNNNNNNNNNNNNNNNNNNNNNNNNNNNNNNNNNNNNNNNNNNNNNNNNNNNNNNNNNNNNNNNNNNNNNNNNNNNNNNNNNNNNNNNNNNNNNNNNNNNNNNNNNNNNNNNNNNNNNNNNNNNNNNNNNNNNNNNNNNNNNNNNNNNNNNNNNNNNNNNNNNNNNNNNNNNNNNNNNNNNNNNNNNNNNNNNNNNNNNNNNNNNNNNNN
This DNA window, taken from Arachis duranensis cultivar V14167 unplaced genomic scaffold, aradu.V14167.gnm2.J7QH unplaced_Scaffold_608113, whole genome shotgun sequence, encodes the following:
- the LOC107485128 gene encoding N6-mAMP deaminase-like, producing MTLCGILRSRISLLATDTDERVCGEEVKVAVEGEGKAVILSGDEINVRIGVAENVEIEKREMMVVVGERMKNDSQGMSKRSYVEAVLEGIRSVSSVDVALIPYTEDPRNLLESLHAATNDKCDGNSRKKIFVRLLLSADRRETTEATMETVKLALEMRHLGVVGIDLSGNLKVGEWFLIQRRYKTCSILFPIIGHACFFEEEHWRKLKSTNISG